A single window of Paenibacillus sp. FSL H8-0537 DNA harbors:
- a CDS encoding Imm50 family immunity protein, which translates to MAAEWSIRVLSVEPELLHFPDVHQDTIGYRTKLIHPQKIELYRYECIQVTAGTAGTSSWVAFTAIVMEINPESLLLFTAPMYQEPLKEAHTIKRIFSPLHSIQGAEQIIACFGYFPPFHYDEIWDARWDSENEGSSDDKCLTIAIKPSLVEAAVNNVIFRFEGVYEENLSSIEEHNTILQLEFAYQEEAIRVVIDSEEGFGGQFLCRSVRVSWGN; encoded by the coding sequence ATGGCAGCAGAATGGAGCATCCGTGTACTGTCAGTAGAGCCAGAATTGCTACATTTTCCTGATGTGCATCAGGATACGATAGGGTATCGCACAAAGCTCATTCATCCGCAGAAAATAGAGCTGTATCGCTATGAGTGCATTCAAGTGACCGCGGGCACTGCTGGCACTTCGTCCTGGGTAGCTTTCACAGCGATAGTGATGGAGATCAACCCGGAATCGCTACTGCTCTTCACAGCTCCCATGTATCAGGAGCCGTTAAAGGAAGCACATACAATCAAGCGGATTTTCTCCCCACTCCATTCGATTCAAGGTGCGGAGCAGATCATCGCGTGTTTTGGTTATTTCCCGCCCTTTCACTACGATGAAATATGGGATGCAAGGTGGGATAGTGAAAATGAAGGCTCTAGTGATGACAAATGCTTGACCATTGCCATTAAGCCCTCTTTAGTTGAAGCGGCAGTGAACAATGTCATCTTCCGTTTTGAGGGTGTCTATGAAGAGAATCTCTCTTCTATCGAGGAGCACAATACTATTCTTCAATTGGAATTCGCTTACCAAGAAGAAGCGATACGGGTTGTCATCGACTCAGAAGAAGGCTTTGGCGGACAATTTCTGTGCCGCAGCGTCCGTGTCAGTTGGGGAAATTAA
- a CDS encoding helix-turn-helix transcriptional regulator yields the protein MKFELGRCLLLERLAEAHMTIGQLIEALHYKHERINDFIENKRMMPLKTAISIADTIGCSVNDLYELIAIEAEVPPRVE from the coding sequence ATGAAATTTGAACTTGGGCGCTGCTTGCTGCTTGAGCGGTTAGCGGAAGCACACATGACCATTGGTCAATTAATCGAAGCGCTGCATTATAAACACGAACGGATAAACGATTTTATAGAAAATAAAAGAATGATGCCCTTGAAGACAGCGATTTCCATCGCTGATACGATTGGATGCTCGGTAAATGACCTGTATGAATTAATCGCGATCGAAGCCGAAGTCCCTCCCAGAGTCGAATAG
- a CDS encoding sigma-70 family RNA polymerase sigma factor codes for MELRDDHMIIEAVLNGNKQAYADIVRRYQNKLYGLFRKMGASEADAEDLTQETLLKAYRKLASHNPVQSFAGWLYTIAVNLQKDGWRRKKPEPPVLDEGGERQTPESKLLQKELRSELGRLLERLPEHYRLVLVLRYTNQLSHEEIASVTGMSIRQVTNIVHRAKIRLRKMVEAKEGQRYDILESYKS; via the coding sequence GTGGAGCTGAGAGACGATCATATGATTATCGAAGCCGTGCTGAACGGAAATAAACAAGCGTACGCAGATATCGTCCGGCGCTATCAGAATAAGCTTTACGGGTTATTTCGCAAAATGGGAGCTTCCGAGGCTGATGCTGAGGATTTAACGCAGGAGACGCTGCTCAAGGCGTACCGCAAGCTGGCATCGCATAATCCGGTGCAAAGCTTTGCTGGCTGGCTTTATACAATCGCTGTTAATTTGCAGAAGGACGGCTGGCGGCGGAAAAAACCAGAACCACCCGTATTGGATGAAGGCGGCGAACGCCAGACACCAGAATCCAAGCTGCTGCAAAAAGAGCTGCGCTCTGAGCTCGGCCGCCTGCTGGAGAGGCTGCCAGAGCATTATCGGCTGGTGCTGGTTCTCCGCTACACGAACCAGTTGAGCCACGAGGAAATCGCCAGCGTAACGGGCATGTCGATAAGGCAGGTCACCAACATCGTTCACCGCGCTAAAATCAGGCTGCGGAAAATGGTAGAAGCCAAGGAGGGACAACGTTATGACATTTTGGAATCGTACAAAAGCTGA
- a CDS encoding DUF4179 domain-containing protein has protein sequence MTFWNRTKAEKAGKAEKAEKADLKAGGGIATAEDKKIENVLFEDKLQDDFTDRVMLELEGIDIEPVENGNKIDFEPGASSIACQVKRHQAARRSSRRKAWGLAAAAVVLAGSTLLYAQPTLADMVRSLFAQNSYVDSGMKQAQEAGLVQHSDASAEDQGYTLKVNEVIADSTRLIVGIDIYDAKGNPVAGEIQSTNGNFNLFDVDRGHIGDIPYGIMTGGNATTSRFEFVFRRPVLKDKMQLSAYINQIALHQGIPGSDDFSSKTVKGRWTLHVDIDLSKAKAQTLFTPIDISYETPSGVRIQMQGATRTPSGGSLEFTTSLTPDAASRAINGQSGFHLLNYHLEDEQGHVLEKSPSMTEMEFSSRRYELDRWSGLTKWFYQFDDFAYDKQQIRFVLDSYVIREKSEASVVFDPSQASPEKPVLFEDAGDSLLLKGLTIDSDGYGRIPIGGTFSNPNFASDTWIAVDENGKEYQMYAGGGYSEENPNLDDGADLQFMMGGMNSMPKQLTIKRTVINRQYKDADLSFVIPSTGTTGVIPQ, from the coding sequence ATGACATTTTGGAATCGTACAAAAGCTGAAAAAGCTGGAAAAGCTGAAAAAGCTGAAAAAGCCGATCTTAAAGCGGGGGGTGGAATAGCGACAGCGGAAGATAAGAAAATAGAAAACGTCTTGTTTGAGGACAAGCTTCAAGATGATTTTACCGATAGGGTGATGTTGGAGCTGGAGGGCATTGACATAGAGCCAGTGGAAAATGGCAATAAAATTGATTTTGAGCCCGGTGCCTCATCTATTGCCTGCCAAGTGAAACGGCATCAAGCGGCTAGAAGGTCATCGAGACGCAAAGCCTGGGGGCTTGCCGCCGCTGCCGTTGTACTCGCGGGAAGCACGCTGTTATACGCACAGCCGACGCTTGCGGATATGGTGCGGTCGCTTTTTGCCCAGAACAGCTATGTGGACAGTGGCATGAAGCAGGCGCAGGAAGCAGGACTGGTACAGCATTCCGACGCCAGCGCCGAGGATCAAGGCTATACGCTGAAGGTCAACGAAGTGATAGCCGATTCGACCCGTCTCATTGTAGGAATCGACATTTATGATGCGAAAGGAAATCCGGTAGCTGGCGAAATTCAATCTACTAATGGGAATTTCAATCTTTTTGATGTGGATAGAGGGCATATTGGAGATATCCCTTATGGAATCATGACGGGAGGCAATGCGACTACGAGCCGATTCGAATTTGTTTTTAGACGGCCAGTATTGAAGGACAAGATGCAGCTCAGCGCTTATATTAACCAGATCGCCTTGCATCAAGGAATACCGGGTTCGGATGACTTTTCGTCTAAGACAGTCAAGGGGCGATGGACGCTACATGTAGATATCGATTTGAGCAAGGCGAAAGCCCAGACGCTGTTCACCCCTATCGACATTTCTTATGAGACGCCAAGCGGCGTTCGGATTCAGATGCAAGGAGCAACCCGTACGCCGAGCGGAGGCTCGCTCGAGTTTACGACGTCGCTGACGCCAGATGCGGCAAGCCGTGCAATAAACGGTCAAAGTGGATTTCATTTGCTTAATTACCATCTGGAAGATGAACAAGGCCATGTGCTCGAGAAGAGCCCGAGCATGACGGAAATGGAATTTTCAAGCCGTCGCTACGAGCTTGACCGATGGAGCGGGCTGACGAAATGGTTTTACCAATTCGATGATTTTGCCTATGACAAGCAGCAGATCCGGTTTGTACTGGACAGCTATGTAATCCGTGAAAAAAGCGAGGCCTCGGTCGTCTTTGATCCGTCTCAAGCTTCCCCGGAAAAACCTGTCTTATTCGAAGACGCTGGCGATTCACTCCTGCTCAAAGGATTGACGATCGATTCAGATGGCTACGGAAGAATTCCAATTGGCGGCACGTTCAGCAACCCCAACTTCGCGTCGGATACCTGGATCGCCGTTGACGAGAACGGCAAGGAATACCAGATGTATGCAGGCGGGGGATATAGCGAAGAAAATCCGAATTTGGACGACGGTGCTGATCTCCAATTCATGATGGGTGGCATGAACAGCATGCCGAAACAACTGACGATCAAACGCACCGTCATCAATCGCCAGTACAAGGATGCTGACTTGTCGTTCGTCATTCCGTCTACCGGAACGACTGGTGTCATTCCGCAATAA
- a CDS encoding glycerate kinase, producing MKEMIFVLAPDSFKESMTAKEVCIAMEKGLRKVYTTAGYIHVPMADGGEGTVQSLVDASGGTIHHKEVSGPLGQTVAAAYGILGDGATAVIEMASASGIHLVNKQMRNPLCTTTYGTGELIKACLDQGIRKIIIGIGGSATNDGGTGMAEALGAKFLDAEGNALARGGGALDHLTCIDVSNLDERLREVQFIVACDVTNPLCGAHGASQVFGPQKGATPEMVQQLDANLSHYADVVKQQLHKDVRDIPGAGAAGGLGAGLLIFTQAVLRKGIEIVIEYTELRDKLAEADIVFTGEGGIDFQTKFGKTPYGVARAAKEAGKPVIAIAGYIGEGIETLYAEGIDAVFGIVPGASDLEKLLKEGPDNVERTTENIARVLKLGLITDRR from the coding sequence ATGAAGGAAATGATATTTGTGCTGGCGCCAGATTCATTCAAGGAAAGCATGACGGCAAAAGAAGTCTGTATCGCGATGGAAAAAGGGCTGCGCAAAGTCTATACGACAGCAGGTTATATTCATGTTCCAATGGCCGACGGAGGGGAAGGGACGGTGCAATCCCTTGTGGATGCGTCCGGCGGTACGATTCATCATAAAGAGGTAAGCGGGCCGCTTGGCCAGACTGTAGCCGCAGCATATGGCATTCTGGGTGATGGTGCAACGGCGGTCATCGAGATGGCATCGGCCAGTGGCATTCATCTGGTGAACAAGCAAATGAGAAATCCGCTTTGCACGACCACCTACGGGACAGGCGAATTGATTAAGGCTTGCTTGGATCAGGGAATTCGCAAAATAATTATCGGGATTGGCGGCAGTGCCACCAACGATGGAGGAACCGGGATGGCTGAAGCGCTCGGTGCGAAATTTCTTGATGCAGAGGGAAATGCGCTTGCGCGCGGGGGAGGGGCTCTTGACCACTTGACCTGTATCGACGTGTCGAATCTGGACGAGCGTTTGCGGGAAGTGCAATTTATTGTCGCCTGCGATGTAACGAATCCGTTATGCGGGGCGCATGGCGCTTCGCAGGTATTTGGTCCGCAGAAGGGCGCGACGCCGGAAATGGTGCAGCAGTTGGACGCCAACCTGTCCCATTATGCAGATGTCGTGAAGCAGCAGTTGCATAAGGATGTGCGGGATATACCGGGAGCAGGCGCAGCCGGCGGGCTGGGCGCAGGCTTGTTGATTTTCACACAGGCGGTTTTGCGCAAGGGCATTGAAATTGTAATCGAATATACAGAGCTGCGAGACAAGCTGGCTGAGGCCGATATCGTGTTTACGGGTGAAGGCGGCATCGATTTTCAGACGAAATTTGGCAAAACCCCATACGGTGTAGCTCGCGCTGCCAAGGAGGCGGGCAAGCCGGTCATAGCAATCGCTGGATACATTGGGGAAGGAATCGAAACGTTATACGCCGAGGGCATTGATGCGGTATTCGGCATTGTTCCGGGAGCATCCGATTTGGAGAAGCTTCTGAAGGAAGGACCGGATAATGTGGAGCGTACTACCGAGAATATTGCGAGGGTGCTGAAACTGGGCCTGATTACCGATAGAAGGTAG
- a CDS encoding VOC family protein → MKVQLEGITVLSNDVSRLASFYREVLGFQTVVEEGHYAEFENNGVVIRCLRSIPSKRVHSRN, encoded by the coding sequence ATGAAAGTGCAATTAGAAGGCATTACTGTATTATCGAATGATGTATCCCGTTTGGCCAGCTTTTATCGTGAAGTGCTCGGATTTCAGACGGTTGTGGAAGAAGGGCATTATGCGGAGTTTGAAAATAACGGGGTCGTAATTCGTTGTTTGCGCTCAATCCCATCGAAGCGAGTCCACAGTAGAAATTAA
- a CDS encoding nitroreductase has translation MSHSIERVIRERRTIKSFTDQPLSKQTLLDLLNAAVWAPYHSSEEPWRFIIFMNEDRRQFADAVLATYTEDELARFGEGVMKEYCLETPVHLLVVIKQDKSEIRREEALLAAATLIQNLQLLAWEQRIGFVWKTNEYNREADFHRSVGIQTDEKLVGTLHMGYINEDKIPKARRRKSAEDLITWHEGSD, from the coding sequence ATGAGCCATTCTATTGAGCGTGTCATTCGTGAACGTCGAACGATTAAGTCATTCACGGATCAGCCCTTGTCGAAACAGACGTTGTTGGATTTGCTCAATGCAGCGGTATGGGCGCCCTACCATTCAAGTGAGGAGCCCTGGCGGTTTATTATTTTTATGAATGAGGATCGTCGCCAGTTTGCCGATGCCGTCCTAGCCACTTACACAGAGGATGAGCTTGCGCGTTTTGGCGAAGGCGTAATGAAGGAATATTGCTTGGAAACTCCTGTCCATCTGCTCGTCGTTATTAAACAGGATAAATCCGAAATCAGACGGGAAGAGGCGCTGCTTGCAGCCGCCACCTTGATTCAAAACTTGCAACTGCTTGCCTGGGAGCAGCGAATTGGCTTTGTGTGGAAGACGAATGAATACAATCGGGAAGCCGATTTTCACCGCAGCGTTGGCATTCAGACGGATGAGAAGCTTGTTGGCACCCTGCATATGGGCTATATCAACGAGGATAAAATCCCTAAAGCAAGAAGAAGAAAATCGGCAGAGGACCTCATCACATGGCATGAAGGCTCAGATTAG
- a CDS encoding ABC transporter substrate-binding protein, with protein sequence MNRARKWGFAAIALSLLLIAACGGKENNTINSPVTQTDAAEKTLRVVATTVTYPDFLYSLGVIPVAAENANAEFPSYLNGAFDAVPKLGGVLNLEGILASEPDLIIGANWRDAKNVDQLNKIAKTILLPDRDNWRDELRDMGDALGKKEQAEQVIADYEDQIKKANESLKPLVGSETFMYMRIIGKDSYVMGPLASRGKVIHGELGLNAVATFPKDEESIAISLEMLPEFNPDHIILQVEAGDDAASAQKIYEDMKTNAVWMGLKAVKENHVYLVGDKDWMNFSFSPAATLNAVNEIVETIKQHNGNE encoded by the coding sequence ATGAATCGCGCACGAAAATGGGGTTTTGCAGCTATCGCGTTATCACTGCTGCTTATAGCTGCTTGTGGAGGTAAGGAGAATAATACAATAAACAGTCCAGTTACACAGACCGATGCAGCCGAGAAAACGCTTCGGGTAGTGGCGACTACGGTAACATATCCAGATTTTTTATATTCGCTAGGTGTCATTCCAGTAGCTGCTGAAAATGCAAATGCCGAATTTCCAAGCTATTTAAACGGGGCATTCGATGCTGTGCCAAAGCTGGGCGGCGTTCTTAACCTGGAGGGTATTTTGGCGTCAGAGCCTGATCTAATTATCGGAGCAAATTGGCGGGACGCGAAAAATGTTGATCAATTGAATAAAATCGCAAAAACGATTTTACTCCCTGATCGTGACAATTGGCGCGACGAATTGCGCGATATGGGCGATGCACTTGGCAAGAAGGAGCAGGCTGAGCAGGTTATTGCGGATTATGAGGATCAAATCAAAAAAGCAAATGAAAGTCTAAAGCCCCTAGTCGGATCAGAAACGTTCATGTATATGCGAATTATTGGCAAAGACAGCTATGTCATGGGACCTCTAGCGAGCCGCGGCAAAGTGATACATGGCGAATTGGGACTGAATGCAGTAGCCACTTTCCCTAAGGACGAGGAGAGCATCGCCATTTCGCTCGAAATGCTGCCAGAGTTTAATCCTGATCACATTATTCTTCAGGTAGAAGCTGGAGATGATGCAGCGAGCGCACAAAAAATATATGAAGATATGAAAACCAATGCGGTATGGATGGGCCTTAAAGCTGTGAAGGAGAACCATGTCTATCTTGTCGGAGATAAAGACTGGATGAACTTCAGCTTCTCCCCCGCAGCTACATTGAATGCCGTGAATGAAATTGTCGAGACGATTAAACAGCATAATGGAAATGAATAA
- a CDS encoding helix-turn-helix domain-containing protein produces MSGKNVPFQDLFVTMTKVAKDAVPIGGLVLIPPKNEHQLLFVLGGTAKVQVDHKHSQPILAADTHFIIKPGQSLQITNQGSHLLDISIIACEVVQLSRADHKLSAASVKTFAYFQYETVSHTPRSLRAMVQKLQEPSTFIDMQKLLENQFLFQKLIYLLMDSHASQTDADPRHAVESTIEYLKLHYDEAITIEDLAGIAQLSRRWYTTLFKEITGENPSDYLIRLRIDKAKELLTMSKESLYAIARKVGFEDEHYFSRRFKQKVGVSPRFYLHNRRILGTTVTHPELMYLLGTIPIAAFSPDQEFPSYLLEAFKQVPKLNNSHHFDPEYFKPFKPDVILAAEWKDYENYDALSRIAPTFLLPSHNDWRDELTDVGEILDKKKQAHRFIRWYDDKRDEVREQLKLLTNNETVAYARMTQEGLIVFGNQSSRGKILYTELGLIPPEKSLLHIDGKILSVEQLAGLGADHIILQIGEQADSSREALLQQPGWRKLMTSPTSRIYTVGHREWYNFSFSPLSTGFAMQHMLQMFERGVVR; encoded by the coding sequence ATGTCCGGCAAAAATGTTCCGTTCCAGGATCTGTTCGTGACGATGACAAAAGTAGCAAAGGATGCCGTCCCTATAGGGGGGCTAGTCCTTATTCCACCGAAAAACGAGCATCAGCTGTTATTTGTGCTAGGCGGCACAGCGAAGGTCCAAGTAGATCATAAGCACAGTCAGCCTATTTTGGCAGCCGATACTCATTTCATAATAAAGCCGGGGCAGTCGTTGCAGATAACGAATCAAGGCAGTCATTTATTGGACATCAGCATCATTGCATGTGAAGTTGTTCAGCTCAGCCGAGCGGATCATAAACTGTCAGCGGCTTCCGTCAAAACATTTGCTTATTTTCAATATGAGACCGTGTCGCATACTCCTCGTTCACTCCGGGCTATGGTGCAGAAGCTTCAAGAGCCTTCCACTTTCATAGACATGCAGAAGCTGCTTGAAAACCAGTTTCTATTTCAGAAGCTTATCTATCTGCTGATGGATTCCCATGCTTCGCAAACCGATGCTGACCCTCGCCATGCCGTCGAGAGCACGATCGAATATTTAAAGCTTCATTACGATGAAGCCATTACAATTGAAGATTTGGCGGGCATCGCGCAGCTCAGCAGACGTTGGTATACAACGTTGTTTAAGGAAATAACCGGTGAAAATCCGAGCGATTATTTAATCAGACTGCGTATCGATAAAGCCAAGGAATTGCTCACAATGTCCAAAGAAAGCCTGTACGCTATCGCCCGTAAAGTCGGCTTTGAGGATGAGCATTATTTTAGTAGAAGGTTTAAGCAAAAGGTTGGTGTATCTCCCCGTTTTTATTTGCATAATCGGCGTATTCTGGGGACGACGGTCACTCATCCCGAATTGATGTACCTGCTGGGAACCATACCGATTGCTGCCTTTTCTCCGGATCAGGAATTCCCCAGTTATTTGCTAGAGGCATTCAAGCAAGTACCAAAGCTGAACAACAGCCATCACTTCGATCCTGAATATTTCAAACCGTTCAAGCCCGATGTCATATTGGCTGCAGAATGGAAGGATTATGAAAACTATGATGCCCTAAGCCGAATTGCCCCCACCTTCCTGCTGCCAAGCCATAATGATTGGCGGGATGAGCTGACAGATGTGGGCGAGATTTTGGATAAAAAGAAGCAGGCCCATCGTTTTATTCGCTGGTATGATGACAAGCGCGATGAGGTTCGAGAACAGCTTAAGCTGCTGACAAATAATGAAACGGTTGCTTATGCTCGTATGACCCAGGAGGGCCTCATCGTGTTTGGCAATCAGTCATCGAGAGGAAAAATACTGTATACCGAGCTTGGTTTGATTCCACCTGAAAAGTCGCTGCTGCATATCGATGGAAAAATTTTGTCAGTCGAACAGTTAGCTGGGCTGGGAGCTGATCACATCATTTTGCAAATAGGTGAGCAGGCTGACAGCAGCCGGGAAGCTTTATTACAGCAGCCCGGATGGAGAAAATTAATGACATCCCCTACAAGTCGGATATATACCGTGGGGCATCGAGAATGGTACAATTTCTCCTTCTCTCCCCTGTCTACTGGATTTGCCATGCAGCATATGCTGCAAATGTTCGAGCGCGGCGTAGTTCGCTGA
- a CDS encoding helix-turn-helix transcriptional regulator — MIINFFEHQKKIAKNLVAFIRLHGYSKRSLSILTGISRPTIDQIIKGESPNQTTFNTQISKINETFQLPADYLITVQVIPVQSPPLAYAYSDYGDIDNNRSDKAINLLEGLDNILDIYSIYV, encoded by the coding sequence ATGATTATCAATTTTTTTGAACATCAAAAAAAAATTGCAAAGAACTTAGTTGCTTTCATTCGATTACATGGTTATTCGAAGCGTTCATTATCCATACTAACAGGTATATCTCGACCAACGATTGATCAAATTATTAAAGGTGAGAGTCCTAATCAAACGACGTTTAACACGCAAATTTCGAAAATTAATGAAACCTTTCAATTACCAGCGGACTATCTGATTACGGTACAAGTTATACCCGTTCAGTCACCACCACTTGCTTATGCTTATTCAGACTATGGTGATATCGATAATAATAGGAGTGATAAAGCCATAAATCTATTGGAGGGTTTAGATAACATACTTGATATTTACTCAATCTATGTTTAA
- a CDS encoding ImmA/IrrE family metallo-endopeptidase, which translates to MRITSENLDETISLNEQIDRQVQEHIRYIERRLIKWKSLPIEEQALGILKEHNLVEIPIPDGNWGGAIRKFHSNKAVPIINTAQPRIYQYFIYWHEIYHLTENEEINSHNEENYNIMTEFDLNERKADYFASQMIFGYADLLNYFYSLEYEDFIVKIAHCMKSFKAPYKAVLIQLYQIAKKNNNEQLQNQIKLYFDKKWTPDDWKTIFQEHALDDNLIKPSFVTNLNSIINAIKNQILQHPDVELFKDNLKVVKEWEEKYKNVQRELKERSNE; encoded by the coding sequence GTGAGAATAACAAGTGAAAATTTAGATGAAACCATTAGCCTAAACGAACAAATTGATCGACAAGTACAAGAGCACATTCGTTACATTGAAAGACGGTTAATTAAGTGGAAATCTCTCCCGATTGAGGAACAAGCGTTAGGGATTTTAAAGGAACACAATTTGGTCGAAATTCCCATTCCTGATGGGAACTGGGGAGGAGCTATTCGGAAATTTCATAGCAACAAAGCCGTGCCTATTATTAATACGGCACAACCAAGAATCTACCAGTACTTTATTTATTGGCATGAAATCTATCATTTAACCGAAAATGAAGAAATCAATAGTCACAACGAAGAAAATTATAATATCATGACAGAGTTTGACCTCAACGAACGTAAAGCAGACTATTTTGCCAGCCAAATGATTTTTGGATATGCGGACCTACTTAATTACTTCTACTCTCTGGAGTATGAGGATTTTATCGTGAAAATTGCCCATTGTATGAAATCGTTTAAAGCACCTTACAAGGCTGTTTTAATTCAATTGTATCAGATCGCAAAAAAGAATAATAATGAACAACTCCAAAATCAAATCAAATTGTATTTTGATAAGAAATGGACACCAGATGATTGGAAAACTATTTTTCAAGAACATGCTTTGGATGATAACTTAATTAAACCTTCATTTGTAACAAATCTCAATTCAATTATTAATGCGATCAAGAATCAGATTCTGCAACACCCTGATGTAGAGTTATTTAAAGATAACTTAAAGGTCGTAAAAGAATGGGAGGAAAAGTATAAAAATGTTCAAAGGGAACTAAAGGAGCGGTCGAATGAGTAG
- a CDS encoding ribosomal-processing cysteine protease Prp, with protein MEHDDINIRMDRQRDILAEEHRDPFVITFFTFANQDIYGFVAKGSTGFSKYGLDIIAAAVSTLTINAVNSINEFTDDSPEVDMGRNYMKCIIHEKVSRDSQILLRSLRLGMEDIQRSYGEQYLVIEEIRVGKS; from the coding sequence ATGGAGCATGATGATATCAACATAAGAATGGATAGACAAAGGGACATATTAGCAGAGGAACATAGAGATCCTTTCGTAATAACCTTTTTCACCTTCGCCAATCAGGATATTTATGGTTTTGTAGCTAAGGGCAGCACGGGATTTTCCAAATATGGCTTAGATATTATTGCCGCAGCCGTGTCCACGCTTACCATTAATGCCGTTAATTCTATCAATGAATTTACAGATGACAGTCCTGAGGTAGACATGGGCAGGAACTATATGAAATGCATCATTCATGAAAAAGTCAGTCGAGATTCGCAAATTTTATTGCGATCACTCCGGCTAGGTATGGAAGACATTCAGCGATCCTATGGCGAACAATACTTAGTAATTGAGGAAATAAGGGTGGGGAAGAGTTGA
- a CDS encoding isochorismatase family protein → MKQALIVIDVQEVFFNLPENYLHQKEDLVLRINQWIAAARSADVPVIFIQHTVYDNVNGALYVDSPDWQLYHELDIKPGDAVIRKTTWDSFHNTELPVLLEGKSIEQLIFAGAQTEFCLDTTIRAAYSRGYKSNILAKNSHSTLANAVLTAPQIIEHHEHIWNGRFVTIRGLNEHVF, encoded by the coding sequence ATGAAACAAGCGTTAATCGTTATTGATGTGCAGGAGGTTTTTTTTAACTTGCCAGAAAATTACCTACATCAGAAAGAGGATTTGGTGCTCCGCATTAACCAATGGATTGCGGCTGCTCGCAGTGCAGATGTTCCAGTGATTTTTATCCAGCATACGGTATATGACAACGTAAATGGCGCACTTTACGTAGATTCACCGGATTGGCAGCTCTACCACGAGCTGGATATTAAGCCAGGGGATGCCGTCATCCGAAAAACAACATGGGATTCGTTCCACAACACCGAATTGCCCGTTTTATTGGAGGGTAAATCAATTGAACAGCTTATTTTTGCTGGAGCACAAACCGAATTTTGTTTGGATACAACGATTCGAGCCGCGTACAGTCGTGGCTATAAGTCTAATATTTTGGCGAAAAATAGCCACAGCACCCTTGCGAATGCGGTTCTGACTGCACCTCAAATCATTGAGCATCACGAGCACATTTGGAATGGAAGGTTTGTCACCATTCGTGGATTGAATGAGCATGTATTTTAA
- a CDS encoding transposase → MKRRFRCTVQTKKEFVVEVLLGYRIEVVARQHGLSPKTLGNWVRQYQDEVDDLMEKKQKEDKQLQQDAAQFQDLQKKYEDAVKLLGEKELEIHVLRDLVKKKYPDWK, encoded by the coding sequence ATGAAAAGACGATTTCGGTGCACAGTGCAAACGAAGAAGGAGTTTGTAGTGGAGGTGCTGTTGGGGTATCGGATAGAGGTGGTAGCCCGTCAGCATGGTCTCTCCCCCAAAACACTCGGAAACTGGGTTCGCCAATATCAAGATGAGGTGGATGACCTTATGGAAAAAAAGCAAAAAGAGGACAAGCAGCTCCAGCAAGATGCTGCACAGTTCCAAGACCTCCAGAAGAAATACGAGGACGCCGTTAAACTGTTGGGTGAAAAAGAACTGGAGATCCATGTCCTGCGAGACCTGGTTAAAAAAAAGTATCCCGACTGGAAGTAG